The nucleotide window AAGTAAGGGACATTAACGACAATGCGCCTTATTTTCGTGAAagtgaattagaaataaaaatcagtgaaaacGCAGCCACTGATATGCGGTTCCCTCTACCCCACGCCTGGGATCCGGATATTGGGAAGAACTCTCTCCAGAGCTACGAGCTCAGCCCGAATACTCACTTCTCCCTGATGGTGCAAAATGGAGCCGACGGTAGTAAGTACCCCGAATTGGTGCTGGAACGCGCCCTGGACCGCGAAGAAAAGGCTGCTCACCACCTGGTCCTTACGGCCTCGGATGGGGGCGATCCGGTGCGCACAGGCACCGCGCGCATCCGCGTGATGGTTCTGGATGCGAATGACAACGCGCCAGCGTTTGCCCAGCCCGAGTACCGCGCGAGCGTTCCGGAGAATCTGGCCGTGGGCACGCAGCTGCTTGTAGTCAACGCTACCGACCCTGACGAAGGAGTCAATGCGGAAGTGAGGTATTCCTTCCGGTATGTGGACGACAAGGCGGCCCAAGTTTTCAAACTAGATTGTAATTCAGGGACAATATCAACAATAGGGGAGTTGGATCACGAGGAGTCAGGATTCTACCAGATGGAAGTGCAAGCAATGGATAATGCAGGATATTCTGCGCGAGCCAAAGTCCTGATCACTGTTCTGGACGTGAACGACAACGCCCCAGAGGTGGTCCTCACCTCTCTCGCCAGCTCGGTTCCCGAAAACTCTCCCAGAGGGACATTAATTgcccttttaaatgtaaatgaccaAGATTCTGAGGTAAACGGACAGGTGATCTGTTTCATCCAAGGAAATCTGccctttaaattagaaaaatcttaCGGAAATTACTATAGTTTAGTCACAGACATAGTCTTGGATAGGGAACAGGTTCCTAGCTACAACATCACAGTGACCGCCACTGACCGGGGAACCCCGCCCCTATCTACGGAAATTCACATCTTGCTGAACGTGGCAGACACCAACGACAACCCGCCGGTCTTCCTTCAGGCCTCCTATTCCGCTTATATCCCAGAGAACAATCCCAGAGGAGCTTCCCTCGTCTCCGTGACCGCCCACGACCCCGACTGTGAGGAGAACGCCCAGATCACTTATTCCCTGGCTGAGGACACCGTCCAAGGGGCACCCCTATCGTCCTACTTGTCCATCAACTCCGACTCTGGGGTACTGTATGCGCTGAGCTCCTTCGACTACGAGCAGTTGCGAGACTTGCAAGTGAAAGTGATGGCGCGGGACAACGGGCACCCGCCCCTCAGCAGCAACGTGTCGTTGAGTCTGTTTGTGCTGGACCAGAACGACAATGCGCCCGAGATCCTGTACCCCGCCCTCCCCACAGACGGTTCCACTGGCGTGGAGCTGGCGCCCCGCTCCGCAGAGCCCGGCTACCTGGTGACCAAGGTGGTGGCGGTGGACAGAGACTCGGGCCAGAACGCCTGGCTGTCCTACCGCCTGCTCAAGGCCAGCGAGCCAGGACTCTTAGCGGTGGGGCTGCACACCGGCGAGGTGCGCACGGCGCGGGCCCTGCTGGACAGAGACGCGCTCAAGCAGAGCCTCGTGGTGGTCGTCCAGGACCACGGCCAGCCCCCTCTCTCGGCCACCGTCACGCTCACGGTGGCCGTGGCCGACAGCATCCCCAAAGTCCTGGCGGACCTCGGCAGCCTCGAGTCTCCAGTTAATTCTGAAACCTCGGACCTTACGCTGTACCTAGTGGTGGCGGTGGCCGCGGTCTCCTGCGTCTTCCTGGCCTTCGTCATCGTGTTGCTGGCGCTCAGGCTGCGGCGCTGGCACAAGTCACGCCTGCTGCAGGCTTCAGAAGGCGGCTTCACAGGAGCCCCGGCGTCGCACTTTGTGGGCGTGGACGGGGTGCAGGCTTTTCTGCAGACCTATTCCCACGAGGTCTCCCTCACCTCGGACTCGCGCAAGAGTCACCCGATCTTGCCCCAGCCCAACTATGCAGACACGCTCGTCAGCCAGGAGAGCGGTGGAAAAAGCGAGTCCCTTTTGCTGTCAGGTGATTCCGTATTTTCTAAAGACAGTCGTGCGTTAATTCAGGTGAGTTTATatcaaatcttttctttctttctttctttctttctttctttctttctttctttctttctttctttctttctttctttcttccttccttccttccttccttccttccttccttcctttctctctctctctctctctctctctctttctttctttcctctctttcctctcttttctctctttcctttcttttcttgttctgtcgcccacgctggaatgcagcggcacgatcatagctcactgcagcctcaaactcctaggctcaagcaattctcccgccttctCCTCTGGTGTAACAGGGACTACAGTTGCAAGCCACAGCCCtgctatctatctgtctatctatctgcctgtctgtctatctatctatctatctatctatctatctatctatctatctatctatctatctatctatctatctatctattactttcttgtagagacaggagtctcactatgttggccaggctgatctggaacttgggctcaggtgagcctcctgcttcaccctccataagtgctgggattaggggtgtgaaccacagtgcccgCCCTTATCAAATATTCTTTTCTGAGCCTGGAGAAATATATCCCTTAGCACATCTGGAATTTATAAAGCAGACATcaataaatttatacatatgtgACAGACACCAACAACAATCCAGCCACCTTCCCTCATACcttatttatgtacatatattttacatgatAGATATAATTTATTAACAATTTATAACATTAATACTCTATATCATTTTCTAGCTTAATTTATCAATGGTAATGCTCTTTtcccacttttaatttttttcccattgaccATGCAGCAGTTTTGTGTAGAACATCTGATAACAACTGATCTGTTTATCTAGAGGGGAGAAATCTAATtcaatggaaaatataaataaaattttagtaaacTTTTATAAATAGAGTGGCTTTTAACTACACTTGAGATTGCTAGCAAATTCATAAAGTGAATTTAGTTTCTTTCAAAGTGCAGTAATTCTTTCTGGCCATTAGGGATATGTCCATTTATACTTTCTCAGTATCCCAAGTCATTTCATGGTTTTAAATCATTTATGAACTTCCAAATATagtgaatttatttcttctgcatttaaaattttatcacttAAATATACAATATCCCGTATTGCCATGACAAAAAACAGTAAAGACTATTTTTCACTTCTGTTATGCATTTCATTAATACAATATCTGTGTGTGTTTCCAAGTTAGAcatttcttttgcccatttcctACATTAATGATATTAATGATGACTTTGTGGAATATTCAGAATTAACAAAATGTGTTTTGAGTACTTTTTTAGTACTGGGGCAAATTTGCAGTAATTTCCCCTGCTTTCTACATTAAATTCCCCATAACTATTACAACTAAGGGAAAATTTCTGAAACGTGCACAGATTCTAAGTGTTTTCTGAGAACTTTATGCTTATTGTAGAGTGTTTACAGATAATGAATGCTAAAGTGTATTACTCTTTGAAAAGCATTGCCTGATTTCTTTTGGTGAATTCTGTAAAGGTGTAGGGAAACATAACAtcccaattattttttctttcttctttgtttgctGCCTGTCTACTGTGAAACATACAAAACATACAATAATTAAAACTCAGAAAAGAGATTGGATACCACTTAGAGAATGAAAGACATCCAAAGGCTCTAAAATGAGGCAGTTGCTGCTTCTGAGACCAAAAAAGGGGACAAAATATAGAGTGTGTGGTTCTACTTGTGtgattttttgaaagaaagtatTTGAATTTATCTAAACATTCTAAATTTGTGTTTACattagttttcaaataaaatttaataagtaCAGTGTTCTATAGGTAATATTGAAAGAAATAGAGGACAATGAACCCTCCCTTCTCCATCGTCTTGTAGGAACTACCAAAATGTTTATCACATGGACAGTTCTCATATGTAGTCAAATAGAAAGAAAGACATAATAGGAAAACAAATGATTTGGAAAGCTAAGCTAACATGGTCTAATTATTCTGACCTCTGTTCACCTAACTTGATTTAGGAACAAATCATTGAGAGTTAGAGCATAATAGTCAAGACCTTTAGACGATATCTCAAATATCAGTGATTTCAATCAACTATGTTTCCAGTTTGAGCTGAATagactttattaaatatttgttgaatgaatggataaacaaataatGTACTCTGGGGATTACCTGATACcaggattttgaattttcagataaGTCGTAGAAGGACAGCAGCTTTGCAATTAGCTAACTTCTTAACTGTGTCACCTTTagaaagttatttaatctctttgagcTTCAGCAAAGTAGAAATAATCATATCTAATTTGAAAGGTCCTGGTGATGGCTAGAGCTAACAAAAATCATCTGATTCACAGCATGCAATTAGTTAACAGTAGCCATTTTTAGTggttgacaaaaaaaaaaaaaggatttatatTTTCAATGCCAGCACACTCGATGTCCTGTTGGGAAAAGTAATAATGATTTTTGTGCTTCTCCATGTGGTACAATGGAATGATTTGTGGATGgaaataaaactattctaaaattttttgaaagCTGGTTTAAAAATCTTAAGTGCCTAGGTACATTCTTGATTGAGAAGCCACAGTTTTAGGCCATAAaagatggggaaaatatttttgtatgagACAATTTTGTGAGtgttactttttctttgtctgaACCATAGTGAAATCTAAACAAGGATCCTAGGAAACTTATTTTAAAGAAGCAGTTTACTTCAATGGGATCTTAGATAATTTCACCAGAAAATGGATCACCGAAACCTTAAGGCTGGCGATCATTATTTGGTTTAGGCCATATAAGAACTGAAACTAATGGCTTAGCTTTAGGATTTTTAGGACACTTGTTGATAATTTAGGATTGGTAATTAAGATATGTGTTGATTGTTTTCTGAGACTAACTGGGCAATGGGTTTGGATATGTTTACATTTCTTCTGATTCCAGTCATAAAATTATGTCAAGGACTTTTCTTGTCTTCTTATGTGTATGACAGGTGGATATGTATCCATTTCATCTAATAAGTTAAAGCGTTCagctataatttaaaatttttagcttCACTGTTTTATAGAACCTAAAATTGGAACGTAATCAGTCAGAAGACATTCTTCCACTGCTTTCTTTCCAGAAGTATTATGCTTTTTGAAGCAGCAATAGCATAGGAATGTTAAGGAAACTATACAACACTTTTATAGTGTATTTAATCTCATACATCACTTTTCAATAAATTATAAGGCTAATGACAAATGAGCGAAGTGTATCAGTTTTCTTTATGACATGTAACAGAGTATAGCTGTGATCATGAATTGAATAGTTCTGGTGCAAAATCTTCTTTATCCTCATATAAGATGTCAGGTTTAGAAAAGCAAACACATAGTTTCGAAGGGATGTTGATCAAACTGATGAGGCTAAATCTCAAGAAAGAGACACAGTTACTCTCTAATGCTACACTTtgagttttcacttttttttttttttttgagacagagtctcgatctgtcaccaagctggagtgcagtggcactatctcagctcactgcaacttctgcctcccgggttcaagtgattctcctgcctcagcctcccgagtagctggaactacaggcgcgccactacacccagctaatttttgtatttttagtagagatggggttggccagaatggtctcgatctgttgaccttgtgatgcactcgcctcggcctcccaaatagctgagattacaggtgtgagccaccatgcccggccactttGAGTTCACTTTTAAGAAACCATACTTAATGGAAAATTACCAATAACAGGGCATACTGTTTAGGATGCATTCCTAAAATATTGATGGCAAAAGATAGCCAGCCTTTGGCAAAGctaattggaaaaaatattttataaaggctGAGACTTCTGGATAGCATAAGGGAAGGGCTCTGGttcaggaaaatgtttttaaaaaactgtcattGAAGAGACCATAGAATCAAACAAAATAGTTTAATCTGTATGTAAAAGAAGTTAGTACCACCATAATTTTTCTTAGACATGTCATATAAGGATCTACTCTGTGTACTGTCATTGAGGGCAGATATAATTTCTTAGTTCATCATTAGCTCTCTGAAGTATTTCACACAGTAGTTTGTACACCTTCTAAGTTATCAATGCAATACTTGAGTTCAATTATTGGAAAGTggtctcagagaaaaaaagaatcatagtGCAAAACCAATTATTTTACACGGGCTTTTCCTCTATATCTAAACCCTAATAAGAGGCAGCTGTCTGACTTACCttttgttggggggggggggtgggaggacggagtctcactctgtcgcccaagctggagtgcaagtggtgcgatctcagctcactgcaacctctgccaaccgggttcaacctctgcctcccgggttcaagcgattctcctgcctcagcctctccagtagctgggattacaggcacccaccaccatgcccaactaatttttaaaaatatttttagtaggctgggcacggtggctcaggcctgtaattccagcattttgggaggccgaggcaggcggatcatgaggtcaggagatcaagaccatcctggctaacacggtgaagctccgtctctactaaaaatacaaaacgaaaattagccgggtgtggtggcgggtgcctgggtggctgaggcaggagaatggcgtgaacccgggaggtggagttgcagtgagcggagatcgcaccactgcactccagcctgggcgacagagtgagactcgtccccaaaaaaaaaaattttttttaatagagacagggtttcaccaagttggccaggctgctcttgaactcttgacctcaggtgatccgcctgccttggcctcccaaagtgctgggattacaggcatgagccactgcatcctgccAACTGTCTGACTTATCTTAAAAGGCTAAGGACCTGGTTTGTTTGTCAAATTTTGAAAATAGACGCCTCAGTTCATAAGATTTCCATATtgtgtggcaggcacctgttatcccagctactcaggaagctgaggcaggagaatcacttgcacctgggagacagaggttgcagtgagctgagatcatgccactgcactccagcctgggcgacacagtgagactctgaccaaaaaaaaaaaaaaaaaatccata belongs to Theropithecus gelada isolate Dixy chromosome 6, Tgel_1.0, whole genome shotgun sequence and includes:
- the LOC112626416 gene encoding protocadherin gamma-A12 isoform X5, which gives rise to MRMIPERPHRDCKDLVLLGILLGILWETRCTQIRYSVPEELEKGSRVGDISKHLGLEPRELAERGVRIVPRGRTQLFALNPRSGSLVTAGRIDREELCMGANKCQLNLDILIEDKVKIYGVEVEVRDINDNAPYFRESELEIKISENAATDMRFPLPHAWDPDIGKNSLQSYELSPNTHFSLMVQNGADGSKYPELVLERALDREEKAAHHLVLTASDGGDPVRTGTARIRVMVLDANDNAPAFAQPEYRASVPENLAVGTQLLVVNATDPDEGVNAEVRYSFRYVDDKAAQVFKLDCNSGTISTIGELDHEESGFYQMEVQAMDNAGYSARAKVLITVLDVNDNAPEVVLTSLASSVPENSPRGTLIALLNVNDQDSEVNGQVICFIQGNLPFKLEKSYGNYYSLVTDIVLDREQVPSYNITVTATDRGTPPLSTEIHILLNVADTNDNPPVFLQASYSAYIPENNPRGASLVSVTAHDPDCEENAQITYSLAEDTVQGAPLSSYLSINSDSGVLYALSSFDYEQLRDLQVKVMARDNGHPPLSSNVSLSLFVLDQNDNAPEILYPALPTDGSTGVELAPRSAEPGYLVTKVVAVDRDSGQNAWLSYRLLKASEPGLLAVGLHTGEVRTARALLDRDALKQSLVVVVQDHGQPPLSATVTLTVAVADSIPKVLADLGSLESPVNSETSDLTLYLVVAVAAVSCVFLAFVIVLLALRLRRWHKSRLLQASEGGFTGAPASHFVGVDGVQAFLQTYSHEVSLTSDSRKSHPILPQPNYADTLVSQESGGKSESLLLSGDSVFSKDSRALIQQAPPNTDWRFSQAQRPGTSGSQNGDDTGTWPNNQFDTEMLQAMILASASEAADGSSTLGGGAGTMGLSARYGPQFTLQHVPDYRQNVYIPGSNATLTNAAGKRDGKAPAGGNGNKKKSGKKEKK